The proteins below come from a single Actinomycetota bacterium genomic window:
- a CDS encoding flippase-like domain-containing protein, producing the protein MAPAPPPASASLPASARPDADLGPGTLVIEDGVIPRRLRRPLDLVRFGFALAAFAGVVLLAYFATSTTTGIDADLTSASRNLPNIIQLLLNLAAILGVVGLPIAAAIDLLVRRRGRQLLDALVALVLAAGIVLAANALLHLYDNRQLILALAGSVAPDSTPLSAPLAAIVAFVTVARLISRSRWNVLTVLVVGSLGVVALFRADITTAGIALSILLGWAVGLIVRYSLGTPTTRPRGIEVAEAMERGGFGVSVLRAQETTEVGRRYIATTRSGEALTVVVLDRDLEGAGLVRSAWRAIRLADDPGTGVFNMRRALDHHALMSYATEVADAPIPRLLLASEVGPDSAVLVHERVQGKRFDELGDTLTDDDLVGAWRAMATLHRRRVAHRALTADHLLRGVDGRVWLLGTASGSIAASDVAERIDIAELLCTLALLTDPGRALRTGQQVLGVTTLARALPALQPVALSPSTRRAVRRNKGLLLALRDGLQEIRPDAAVEQIKLERIRPRTILTILAGLIAAFVLVSQLAQVDLVAVFRSAQWEWAVVAAIASLITYVGATLSLSGFVPERISLLRTMLAQVAGDFATLVAPPTLGAVAINVRFLTKAGLHPALAGASVGVSQVAAFGVHLCLLVGFGIAAGTQTDLSFDPPRWVVIGILVLAALALAATPLPPVRRQLAQRVAPLLREVGPRMITIAQRPLKLVEGFGGIVLLNLAYIAVLVASVKAFGGDLPVATVAVVYLAGATIGQAAPTPGGVGAVEGVMAGALTVAGVDAGIALSAVLLYRVVTFWVPTVPGWFAFNWLQKHDYL; encoded by the coding sequence CACCACCTCCGGCGTCCGCATCGCTTCCGGCATCGGCCAGACCGGACGCCGACCTGGGTCCGGGCACCCTGGTGATCGAGGACGGCGTCATCCCCCGCCGGTTGCGCCGGCCGCTCGACCTGGTCCGGTTCGGGTTCGCCCTGGCGGCGTTCGCCGGCGTGGTCCTGCTGGCGTACTTCGCCACCAGCACGACCACCGGTATCGACGCCGATCTGACCAGCGCCTCACGGAACCTGCCGAACATCATCCAGCTGCTGCTCAACCTCGCGGCAATCCTCGGCGTCGTCGGGCTCCCCATCGCCGCCGCCATCGACCTGCTGGTACGCCGCCGCGGCCGACAGTTGCTCGACGCGCTGGTCGCGCTCGTGCTCGCCGCCGGGATCGTGCTGGCGGCCAACGCCTTGCTGCACCTGTACGACAACCGCCAGCTGATCCTGGCCCTGGCCGGCAGTGTCGCGCCGGACTCGACCCCACTGAGTGCACCGCTGGCCGCGATCGTCGCTTTCGTCACCGTCGCGCGGCTGATCAGCCGGTCGCGCTGGAACGTGCTGACGGTGCTCGTCGTCGGCTCGCTCGGCGTCGTCGCGCTGTTCCGCGCCGACATCACCACCGCCGGTATCGCGCTGTCGATCCTGCTCGGCTGGGCGGTCGGGCTGATTGTCCGCTACAGCCTGGGCACGCCGACCACCCGGCCGCGCGGCATCGAGGTCGCGGAAGCGATGGAGCGCGGCGGTTTCGGCGTCTCGGTCCTACGGGCCCAGGAGACCACCGAGGTCGGGCGGCGCTACATCGCCACCACGCGGTCCGGTGAGGCGCTGACCGTCGTCGTCCTCGACCGCGACCTCGAAGGCGCCGGGCTGGTGCGGTCGGCGTGGCGGGCGATCCGGCTGGCAGACGACCCCGGCACGGGCGTGTTCAACATGCGCCGCGCCCTGGACCACCACGCCCTGATGTCGTATGCCACCGAAGTCGCCGACGCGCCCATCCCACGGCTGCTGCTGGCCAGCGAGGTCGGCCCGGACTCGGCCGTACTGGTCCACGAACGGGTGCAGGGCAAGCGTTTCGACGAACTCGGCGACACCCTCACCGACGACGATCTCGTCGGGGCGTGGCGGGCCATGGCCACCCTGCACCGGCGACGCGTCGCCCACCGCGCGCTCACCGCCGACCACCTGCTGCGCGGCGTCGACGGCCGGGTATGGCTGCTGGGCACCGCCAGCGGATCGATCGCGGCCAGCGACGTGGCAGAACGAATCGACATCGCCGAACTGTTGTGCACGCTGGCCCTGCTCACCGACCCCGGCCGGGCGCTTCGCACCGGGCAGCAGGTCCTCGGCGTCACGACACTGGCCCGGGCGCTGCCGGCGCTGCAGCCGGTGGCGCTCTCACCATCGACCCGCCGGGCGGTACGGCGCAACAAGGGGCTGCTGCTCGCGCTTCGCGATGGCCTGCAAGAGATCCGGCCGGACGCGGCGGTCGAGCAGATCAAGCTGGAGCGGATCCGGCCGCGAACCATCCTGACGATTCTCGCGGGCCTCATCGCCGCTTTCGTGCTGGTATCGCAGCTGGCCCAGGTCGACCTCGTCGCCGTCTTCCGGTCCGCCCAGTGGGAGTGGGCCGTCGTCGCCGCTATCGCGAGCCTGATCACGTACGTCGGTGCGACACTGTCGCTATCCGGCTTCGTACCCGAGCGGATCTCGTTGCTGCGCACCATGCTTGCCCAGGTCGCCGGTGACTTCGCCACCCTGGTCGCGCCGCCCACACTCGGCGCGGTCGCCATCAACGTGCGGTTCCTCACCAAGGCCGGCCTGCATCCGGCGCTGGCGGGCGCCAGTGTGGGGGTCTCCCAGGTCGCGGCGTTCGGTGTCCACCTGTGCCTGCTGGTCGGATTCGGTATCGCGGCCGGGACCCAGACCGACCTCAGCTTCGACCCGCCCCGCTGGGTGGTCATCGGCATCCTGGTACTGGCAGCGCTGGCCCTCGCGGCGACGCCGCTGCCGCCGGTCCGTCGTCAACTGGCACAACGGGTCGCGCCGCTGCTGCGGGAAGTCGGTCCCCGCATGATCACCATCGCGCAGCGTCCCCTGAAGCTGGTCGAGGGTTTCGGTGGGATCGTGTTGCTGAACCTGGCGTACATCGCCGTCCTCGTTGCCAGCGTGAAGGCGTTCGGCGGTGATCTGCCGGTGGCGACCGTGGCCGTGGTGTACCTGGCCGGTGCCACGATCGGTCAGGCCGCGCCGACCCCGGGTGGCGTCGGAGCGGTCGAAGGTGTGATGGCCGGTGCGCTCACCGTCGCAGGGGTAGACGCCGGCATCGCCTTGTCGGCGGTGCTGCTCTACCGCGTCGTCACCTTCTGGGTGCCCACCGTCCCCGGCTGGTTCGCCTTCAACTGGCTGCAGAAGCACGACTACCTGTAG
- the moeZ gene encoding adenylyltransferase/sulfurtransferase MoeZ codes for MALPPLVEPAADLTVDEVRRYSRHLIIPDVGMAGQKRLKNARVLCVGAGGLGSPALMYLAAAGVGTLGIVEFDTVDESNLQRQIIHGQSDIGRSKAESARDSVKQINPYTEVVIHETRLDSDNVMDVFSQYDLIVDGTDNFATRYLVNDACVLLGKPYVWGSIYRFDGQAAVFWAEHGPCYRCLYPEPPPPGMVPSCAEGGVLGVLCGSVGSIQVTEAIKLLTGIGEPLVGRLMIYDALEMSYRTVKVRKDPECAVCGKNPTVTELIDYEAFCGAISDEAAEAAKDSTISVRQLKDMLDARERGEIDFDLIDVREPNEWDIVSIPGARLVPKGEFLAGTALEQLPQGKRLVLHCKVGSRSAEVLALVKAAGFADAIHVGGGVVAWVNQIEPAKPIY; via the coding sequence GTGGCCCTGCCACCGCTCGTCGAGCCCGCCGCCGACCTGACCGTCGACGAGGTACGCCGATACAGCCGGCACCTGATCATTCCCGACGTCGGGATGGCCGGCCAGAAGCGGTTGAAGAACGCCCGGGTGTTGTGTGTGGGCGCCGGCGGTCTGGGCAGTCCGGCCCTGATGTACCTGGCCGCGGCGGGTGTCGGCACGCTCGGCATCGTCGAGTTCGACACCGTCGACGAGTCGAACCTGCAGCGGCAGATCATCCACGGGCAGAGCGACATCGGCCGCAGCAAGGCGGAGTCCGCGCGCGACTCGGTGAAGCAGATCAACCCCTACACCGAGGTCGTCATCCACGAAACCCGGCTGGACTCCGACAACGTGATGGACGTCTTCAGTCAGTACGACCTCATCGTCGACGGCACGGACAACTTCGCCACCCGCTACCTGGTCAACGACGCGTGCGTGCTGCTGGGCAAGCCGTACGTCTGGGGGTCGATCTACCGGTTCGACGGCCAGGCCGCGGTGTTCTGGGCCGAGCACGGGCCGTGCTACCGGTGCCTGTACCCGGAGCCCCCGCCGCCGGGCATGGTGCCGTCCTGCGCTGAGGGCGGTGTGCTGGGAGTGCTCTGCGGTTCGGTCGGGTCCATCCAGGTGACCGAGGCGATCAAGCTGCTGACCGGCATCGGCGAGCCCCTGGTCGGCCGCCTGATGATCTACGACGCCCTTGAGATGTCGTACCGCACCGTCAAGGTCCGCAAGGACCCCGAGTGCGCGGTCTGCGGCAAGAACCCCACGGTGACCGAACTCATCGACTACGAGGCGTTCTGCGGTGCGATCTCCGACGAGGCCGCGGAGGCCGCGAAGGACTCCACGATCTCGGTCCGCCAGCTCAAGGACATGCTCGATGCGCGGGAGCGCGGCGAGATCGACTTCGACCTGATCGACGTCCGCGAGCCGAACGAGTGGGACATCGTGTCGATCCCCGGCGCGCGGCTGGTTCCCAAGGGGGAGTTCCTCGCCGGCACCGCGCTGGAGCAACTGCCGCAGGGCAAGCGACTGGTGCTGCACTGCAAGGTCGGGTCTCGCTCGGCCGAGGTTCTCGCCCTGGTCAAGGCCGCCGGCTTCGCCGACGCGATCCACGTCGGTGGCGGGGTCGTGGCGTGGGTCAACCAGATCGAGCCGGCCAAGCCGATCTACTGA